A portion of the Ammospiza caudacuta isolate bAmmCau1 chromosome 25, bAmmCau1.pri, whole genome shotgun sequence genome contains these proteins:
- the AGO3 gene encoding protein argonaute-3, whose amino-acid sequence MEIGSAGPVGAQPLLMVPRRPGYGTMGKPIKLLANCFQVEIPKIDVYLYEVDIKPDKCPRRVNRDVVDSMVQHFKVTIFGDRRPVYDGKRSLYTANPLPVATTGVDLDVTLPGEGGKDRPFKVSIKFVSRVSWHLLHEVLTGRTLPEPLELDKPISTNPVHAVDVVLRHLPSMKYTPVGRSFFSAPEGYDHPLGGGREVWFGFHQSVRPAMWKMMLNIDVSATAFYKAQPVIQFMCEVLDIHNIDEQPRPLTDSHRVKFTKEIKGLKVEVTHCGTMRRKYRVCNVTRRPASHQTFPLQLENGQTVERTVAQYFREKYNLQLKYPHLPCLQVGQEQKHTYLPLEVCNIVAGQRCIKKLTDNQTSTMIKATARSAPDRQEEISRLVRSANYDADPFVQEFQFKVRDEMAHVTGRVLPAPMLQYGGRNRTVATPSHGVWDMRGKQFHTGVEIKMWAIACFATQRQCREEILKGFTDQLRKISKDAGMPIQGQPCFCKYAQGADSVEPMFRHLKNTYSGLQLIIVILPGKTPVYAEVKRVGDTLLGMATQCVQVKNVIKTSPQTLSNLCLKINVKLGGINNILVPHQRPSVFQQPVIFLGADVTHPPAGDGKKPSIAAVVGSMDAHPSRYCATVRVQRPRQEIIQDLASMVRELLIQFYKSTRFKPTRIIFYRDGVSEGQFRQVLYYELLAIREACISLEKDYQPGITYIVVQKRHHTRLFCADRTERVGRSGNIPAGTTVDTDITHPYEFDFYLCSHAGIQGTSRPSHYHVLWDDNCFTADELQLLTYQLCHTYVRCTRSVSIPAPAYYAHLVAFRARYHLVDKEHDSAEGSHVSGQSNGRDPQALAKAVQIHQDTLRTMYFA is encoded by the exons ATGGAAATCGGCAGCGCAG GACCCGtgggggcacagcccctgctcatGGTGCCCAGACGTCCCGGCTATGGCACCATGGGCAAGCCcattaaactgctggccaaCTGCTTCCAAGTTGAAATCCCAAAGATTGATGTCTACCTCTATGAGGTGGATATCAAACCAGATAAGTGTCCTCGGAGGGTGAACAG GGACGTGGTGGACTCTATGGTGCAGCATTTTAAAGTGACAATATTTGGGGACCGTAGACCAGTTTATGATGGGAAAAGAAGCCTCTATACAGCCAATCCACTTCCTGTGGCCACTACTGGG GTGGATTTGGATGTGACACTACCCGGAGAAGGTGGAAAAGATCGTCCCTTCAAAGTGTCAATAAAGTTTGTTTCTCGGGTGAGCTGGCACTTGCTGCATGAAGTTTTGACAGGAAGAACCTTGCCTGAGCCTCTGGAACTAGACAAACCTATCAGCACTAACCCTGTTCATGCTGTCGATGTGGTGCTACGACACCTCCCCTCCATGAA GTACACCCCTGTGGGCCGCTCCTTCTTCTCAGCTCCAGAAGGCTATGACCACCCCCTGGGAGGGGGCAGGGAGGTCTGGTTTGGCTTCCATCAGTCTGTCCGACCTGCCATGTGGAAAATGATGCTCAACATCGATG TTTCTGCCACTGCCTTCTACAAAGCACAACCCGTAATTCAGTTCATGTGTGAAGTCCTTGACATTCATAATATTGATGAACAACCAAGACCTCTGACTGATTCTCATCGGGTAAAATTCACCAAAGAGATAAAGG GTCTAAAGGTAGAAGTGACTCACTGTGGGACAATGAGGAGGAAGTACCGTGTGTGTAACGTAACGAGGCGGCCTGCAAGTCATCAAAC CTTTCCTTTACAGCTAGAAAATGGCCAGACTGTGGAGAGGACAGTAGCACAGTATTTCAGAGAGAAATACAACCTCCAGCTGAAATACCCTCACCTTCCTTGTCTGCAAGTGGGACAGGAACAAAAACACACCTACCTGCCTTTAGAA GTGTGTAACATTGTGGCTGGCCAGAGGTGCATCAAGAAGCTGACAGACAATCAGACATCAACCATGATAAAAGCTACAGCCAGGTCTGCCCCAGACAGGCAGGAGGAGATCAGCAGACTG GTGAGAAGTGCAAATTATGATGCAGATCCATTTGTTCAAGAGTTCCAGTTCAAAGTGAGGGATGAGATGGCCCATGTGACAGGACGTGTGCTCCCAGCCCCGATGCTGCAGTACGGAGGACGG AATCGAACCGTGGCAACACCAAGCCACGGCGTGTGGGACATGAGAGGGAAACAGTTCCACACTGGGGTGGAGATCAAGATGTGGGCCATAGCTTGCTTTGCAACACAGAGACAGTGCAGAGAAGAAATTCTGAA GGGTTTCACAGACCAGCTGCGCAAGATCTCCAAGGACGCCGGGATGCCCAtccagggccagccctgctTCTGCAAGTACGCCCAGGGTGCAGACAGCGTGGAGCCCATGTTCCGACACCTCAAGAACACCTATTCAGGGCTGCAGCTCATCATTGTCATCCTGCCAGGGAAGACACCTGTGTATG CGGAGGTGAAGCGCGTGGGAGACACGCTGTTGGGAATGGCCACACAGTGTGTTCAGGTCAAGAACGTCATTAAAACATCTCCACAGACCCTCTCAAATCTGTGCCTGAAGATTAATGTTAAACTAGGAGGAATCAACAACATCCTTGTACCTCATCAACG acCTTCTGTGTTCCAGCAGCCAGTGATCTTTTTGGGAGCTGATGTCACTCACCCTCCAGCTGGAGATGGAAAGAAGCCTTCCATTGCTGCT GTTGTAGGCAGCATGGATGCTCATCCCAGCCGGTACTGTGCCACGGTGAGGGTCCAGAGGCCCCGGCAGGAGATCATCCAGGACCTGGCCTCTATGGTCAGGGAGCTGCTCATCCAGTTCTACAAATCAACACGGTTCAAGCCCACCCGGATCATCTTCTACAGGGACGGGGTCTCTGAGGGACAGTTCCGACAG GTTTTGTATTATGAACTGCTGGCCATTAGAGAAGCCTGCATCAGTTTGGAGAAGGATTACCAGCCTGGCATAACCTACATTGTGGTGCAGAAGAGACATCATACACGGCTGTTCTGTGCTGACAGAACAGAAAGG GTTGGACGAAGTGGCAATATTCCAGCTGGGACAACAGTGGATACAGACATCACACACCCCTACGAGTTTGATTTTTACCTCTGTAGCCATGCTGGAATACAG GGAACCAGCCGTCCCTCCCACTACCACGTCCTGTGGGATGACAATTGCTTCACAGCAGacgagctgcagctgctgacgTACCAGCTGTGCCACACGTACGTGCGCTGCACCCGCTCCGTCTCCATCCCCGCGCCCGCCTACTACGCTCACCTGGTGGCATTCAGAGCACGCTACCACCTCGTGGACAAGGAACACGACAG TGCTGAAGGGAGCCACGTGTCAGGACAGAGCAACGGGCGAGACCCGCAGGCCCTGGCGAAGGCTGTACAGATTCACCAAGACACCTTACGCACGATGTACTTCGCTTAA
- the LOC131568068 gene encoding protein argonaute-1, with product MVQHFKPQIFGDRKPVYDGKKNIYTVTALPIGNERVDFEVTIPGEGKDRIFKVSIKWMAIVSWRMLHEALVSGQIPVPLESVQALDVAMRHLASMRYTPVGRSFFSPPEGYYHPLGGGREVWFGFHQSVRPAMWKMMLNIDVSATAFYKAQPVIEFMCEVLDIRNIDEQPKPLTDSQRVRFTKEIKGLKVEVTHCGQMKRKYRVCNVTRRPASHQTFPLQLESGQTVECTVAQYFKQKYNLQLKYPHLPCLQVGQEQKHTYLPLEVCNIVAGQRCIKKLTDNQTSTMIKATARSAPDRQEEISRLMKNASYNLDPYIQEFGIKVKDDMTEVTGRVLPAPILQYGGRNRAIATPNQGVWDMRGKQFYNGIEIKVWAIACFAPQKQCREEVLKNFTDQLRKISKDAGMPIQGQPCFCKYAQGADSVEPMFRHLKNTYSGLQLIIVILPGKTPVYAEVKRVGDTLLGMATQCVQVKNVVKTSPQTLSNLCLKINVKLGGINNILVPHQRSAVFQQPVIFLGADVTHPPAGDGKKPSITAVVGSMDAHPSRYCATVRVQRPRQEIIEDLSYMVRELLIQFYKSTRFKPTRIIFYRDGVPEGQLPQILHYELLAIRDACIKLEKDYQPGITYIVVQKRHHTRLFCADKNERIGKSGNIPAGTTVDTNITHPFEFDFYLCSHAGIQGTSRPSHYYVLWDDNRFTADELQILTYQLCHTYVRCTRSVSIPAPAYYARLVAFRARYHLVDKEHDSGEGSHISGQSNGRDPQALAKAVQVHQDTLRTMYFA from the exons ATGGTGCAGCACTTCAAACCACAGATCTTTGGTGACCGAAAACCAGTCTATGATGGGAAGAAGAACATCTACACTGTCACAGCCTTACCCATTGGGAACGAGCGG GTTGACTTTGAGGTGACGATCCCAGGGGAAGGCAAGGACAGGATATTTAAAGTCTCTATCAAATGGATGGCCATCGTGAGCTGGCGCATGCTGCACGAGGCCCTGGTCAGCGGGCAGATCCCTGTCCCACTGGAGTCTGTCCAGGCTCTGGATGTTGCCATGAGGCACCTGGCTTCCATGAGGTAC ACTCCCGTTGGCCGCTCCTTCTTCTCCCCCCCTGAAGGCTACTACCACCCCCTGGGAGGGGGCAGGGAGGTCTGGTTCGGCTTCCACCAGTCTGTCCGGCCTGCCATGTGGAAGATGATGCTCAACATCGATG TGTCGGCCACTGCCTTCTACAAAGCCCAGCCTGTGATTGAGTTCATGTGTGAGGTGCTGGACATCCGGAACATCGACGAGCAGCCCAAGCCCCTGACGGACTCACAGAGAGTGCGTTTCACCAAGGAGATCAAAG GTCTGAAGGTGGAGGTGACCCACTGTGGGCAGATGAAGAGGAAATACCGTGTGTGTAACGTTACCCGACGGCCAGCCAGCCACCAGAC GTtccccctgcagctggagagtggTCAGACAGTGGAGTGCACAGTGGCTCAGTACTTCAAGCAGAAATACAACCTGCAGCTGAAATACCCTCACCTGCCCTGTCTCCAGGTTGGCCAGGAACAGAAACACACGTACCTTCCCTTGGAG GTGTGTAACATCGTGGCAGGCCAGCGGTGTATCAAGAAGCTCACGGACAATCAAACCTCAACCATGATAAAAGCAACAGCCAGGTCTGCCCCAGACAGGCAGGAGGAGATCAGCAGACTG aTGAAGAATGCCAGCTACAACCTGGATCCATACATTCAGGAGTTTGGGATCAAGGTGAAGGATGATATGACAGAGGTGACAGGGCGGGTCCTGCCAGCTCCCATCCTACAGTATGGAGGCCGG AACCGGGCCATTGCAACTCCCAACCAGGGTGTGTGGGACATGCGAGGGAAGCAGTTCTACAACGGCATTGAGATCAAAGTCTGGGCCATTGCCTGCTTTGCCCCGCAGAAGCAGTGTCGAGAGGAGGTGCTGAA GAACTTCACAGACCAGCTGCGCAAGATCTCCAAGGACGCCGGGATGCCCAtccagggccagccctgctTCTGCAAGTACGCCCAGGGTGCAGACAGTGTGGAGCCCATGTTCCGACACCTCAAGAACACCTATTCAGGGCTGCAGCTCATCATTGTCATCCTGCCAGGGAAGACACCTGTGTACG CTGAAGTGAAGCGTGTTGGGGACACTCTCCTGGGAATGGCCACACAGTGCGTCCAGGTCAAGAATGTGGTGAAAACCTCCCCACAGACCCTTTCCAACCTCTGCCTCAAGATCAACGTCAAGCTTGGCGGGATCAACAACATCCTTGTGCCTCACCAGCG ctctgctgtcttTCAGCAGCCAGTGATCTTCCTCGGAGCTGATGTCACTCACCCGCCAGCAGGAGATGGGAAGAAACCCTCCATAACAGCT GTTGTGGGCAGCATGGACGCCCACCCGAGCCGGTACTGTGCCACAGTGCGCGTGCAGCGTCCTCGCCAGGAGATCATTGAGGACTTGTCCTACATGGTGAGGGAGCTCCTCATCCAGTTCTACAAATCCACACGCTTCAAACCCACCAGGATCATCTTCTACCGTGATGGTGTTCCTGAGGGGCAGCTCCCACAG ATCCTTCACTATGAGTTGCTGGCAATCCGAGACGCCTGCATCAAACTGGAAAAGGATTACCAGCCTGGCATCACCTACATCGTCGTCCAGAAGAGGCATCACACCCGTCTCTTCTGTGCAGACAAGAACGAGAGG ATTGGAAAGAGTGGGAACATCCCAGCAGGAACAACAGTGGATACCAACATCACCCACCCCTTTGAGTTTGACTTCTACCTGTGCAGTCATGCAGGCATTCAG ggcACCAGCCGGCCGTCCCACTACTACGTGCTGTGGGATGACAACCGGTTCACGGCGGACGAGCTGCAGATCCTCACGTACCAGCTGTGCCACACCTACGTGCGCTGCACCCGCTCCgtctccatccctgccccagcctaTTACGCCCGGCTGGTGGCGTTCCGGGCACGGTACCACCTCGTGGATAAGGAGCACGACAg TGGCGAGGGCAGCCATATATCTGGACAGAGCAACGGCAGAGACCCCCAGGCCTTGGCGAAGGCTGTGCAGGTTCATCAGGACACTTTACGTACCATGTACTTTGCTTGA